A single genomic interval of Armigeres subalbatus isolate Guangzhou_Male chromosome 1, GZ_Asu_2, whole genome shotgun sequence harbors:
- the LOC134207541 gene encoding uncharacterized protein LOC134207541, with protein MAKGRLKSLERRMERHPELSLNVQQQIAAYIEKGYAHKATSEELRRTDPRHVWYLPLGVVTSPKNPGKLRLIWDAAAKAQGVCINDMLLKGPDLHVSLIAVILRFRERSIAVCGDICEMFHQIVIRPADKQYQRFLWRNNPAEEIGIYIMDVATFGATCSPCSAQFIKNRNVEEHVAAYPRAAKAIIENHYVDDFLDSTDTVKEAIQLVDQVKTIHAAAGFEVKKFKSNSPEVLHAIGETGVSSGKPINCDKHMTADRVLGLVWDPVNDIFTFDVSCLNNQMLISGCITPTKRQVLQLVMRLFDPLGFISHYTIHGKVIMQEIWRSGANWDDPIPEHLLDMWYRWLELLTHINEVRVPRCYFGDMPSNALRELQVHMFVDASESAYACAAYVVLDCIGGRRCTLIASKTKVSPLKPLSIPRLELQAAMMGTRLMQSICSSMTLPIDKRFFWTDSSTVLAWLRSDSRKYHQFVGFRVGQILSSSNIDEWRYVPTCLNVADEATKWNSGPTFHAGNRWFSGPEFLLKNEKDWPTDTVHSNKSTTLEELRPVFLHHCTVMPQLIDVSRFSNWNRLLRATANVHRAISILQKKLTYNERCSVLHTREIQAAESTLLRQAQAQIYTDELAIMMNDGTISKSSPLYRLNPFLDADGVIRMGSRIEAAPEASYSAKFPVILHKQHPITILITDSSHRRLLHGNNETVHNEMRQSFYIAGLRNLIKKITRNCQRCKVRNATPRAPMMAPLPKIRLTPFIRAFTFVGVDYFGPLEVKVGRSVVKRWIALFTCLTVRAVHLEITHSLSTQSCIMAFRRFIARRGAPVEVYSDNGTNFVGANRQLTEEQQIMQHNNRECATTFTNAYTTWHFNVPAAPHMGGLWERLVRSVKTAMKVISDNTVYGSDEILETILLEAEGVINSRPLTYVPLDDADDEALTPNHFLLYGSSGINQPETALVDENSILRDRYKLTQNMVDKF; from the coding sequence ATGGCAAAGGGTCGTTTGAAAAGTCTGGAAAGGCGCATGGAACGTCACCCAGAACTTTCCCTAAATGTACAGCAACAGATAGCGGCTTACATAGAAAAGGGATATGCGCACAAAGCGACGTCTGAAGAACTTCGACGAACAGACCCCCGACACGTGTGGTATCTTCCACTGGGTGTGGTAACTAGTccaaaaaatcctggaaaactTAGACTGATTTGGGATGCCGCAGCAAAGGCGCAAGGTGTTTGCATCAATGACATGCTACTCAAAGGACCCGATCTGCACGTGTCGTTGATAGCAGTAATCCTTAGATTCCGGGAACGCAGTATCGCAGTTTGTGGTGACATCTGCGAAATGTTCCACCAAATCGTGATTCGACCAGCTGATAAACAATACCAACGTTTTTTGTGGAGAAACAATCCTGCCGAAGAAATCGGCATATACATAATGGATGTCGCCACGTTCGGTGCCACATGTTCACCCTGTTCGGCACAGTTTATTAAAAACAGAAATGTTGAAGAACATGTCGCGGCCTACCCACGAGCTGCCAAAGCTATTATTGAAAACCACTATGTGGATGATTTTCTTGATAGCACAGATACGGTGAAGGAAGCAATTCAGCTCGTAGATCAAGTCAAAACTATACATGCAGCCGCTGGGTTCGAAGTAAAGAAGTTCAAATCGAATTCACCGGAGGTTCTACATGCAATCGGAGAAACAGGTGTTTCGTCTGGAAAGCCAATCAACTGCGACAAGCATATGACGGCCGATCGAGTATTGGGATTGGTATGGGATCCAGTAAATGACATATTCACATTCGACGTATCATGTCTAAACAACCAAATGCTGATTAGTGGGTGTATAACGCCAACGAAGAGGCAGGTGCTTCAGCTAGTTATGAGATTATTCGACCCGCTAGGATTTATTTCCCATTATACCATCCACGGAAAAGTTATTATGCAGGAAATCTGGAGAAGTGGTGCTAACTGGGACGATCCTATCCCCGAACATCTGCTAGATATGTGGTACCGTTGGTTGGAACTGCTAACACACATCAATGAAGTACGGGTGCCACGGTGCTACTTCGGCGATATGCCATCCAATGCCCTAAGAGAACTTCAGGTGCATATGTTCGTGGATGCAAGCGAATCCGCCTATGCCTGTGCCGCCTATGTCGTATTAGATTGTATCGGAGGGCGACGATGCACGTTAATAGCTTCCAAAACTAAAGTGTCGCCACTTAAACCACTCTCAATCCCTCGATTGGAACTGCAAGCGGCTATGATGGGAACCCGCCTTATGCAATCCATCTGCTCATCAATGACGCTCCCGATAGACAAGAGATTCTTTTGGACGGATTCGAGCACTGTGCTGGCCTGGCTTCGTTCAGATAGCCGAAAATATCATCAATTTGTCGGATTTCGCGTTGGACAAATACTCTCGTCTAGTAACATCGATGAATGGAGGTATGTACCCACCTGTCTAAATGTCGCTGATGAGGCCACGAAATGGAATTCTGGGCCAACATTCCACGCCGGCAATCGCTGGTTCTCCGGGCCGGAGTTCCtgttgaaaaatgagaaggacTGGCCTACTGATACTGTTCATTCTAATAAGAGTACTACTTTGGAGGAACTACGTCCTGTGTTCCTGCACCACTGTACCGTAATGCCACAACTCATTGATGTGTCCCGGTTTTCTAACTGGAATCGGCTGTTAAGAGCTACTGCAAACGTGCATCGTGCAATTAGTATTCTGCAAAAGAAGTTAACCTACAACGAAAGATGTTCAGTATTGCATACACGTGAAATTCAAGCAGCTGAAAGTACGCTATTACGACAAGCGCAGGCTCAAATCTATACCGACGAATTGGCTATAATGATGAATGACGGGACAATTAGTAAATCTAGTCCCCTCTATCGTTTGAATCCCTTTCTCGATGCAGATGGTGTTATCCGGATGGGAAGTCGAATAGAAGCTGCTCCAGAGGCGTCATATTCTGCTAAATTTCCTGTAATTTTGCATAAGCAACATCCCATCACTATACTTATCACGGATAGCTCCCATCGACGCCTACTTCACGGAAATAACGAAACTGTGCACAATGAAATGCGACAGTCATTTTACATAGCTGGACTTCGAAATCTAATCAAGAAAATAACAAGAAACTGTCAACGGTGCAAGGTGAGAAATGCAACTCCGAGGGCACCAATGATGGCGCCACTGCCTAAAATACGGCTCACACCTTTTATACGTGCGTTTACATTTGTTGGTGTGGATTACTTTGGGCCACTAGAAGTAAAGGTAGGACGAAGTGTTGTGAAACGGTGGATAGCCCTTTTTACGTGCCTCACAGTGAGGGCCGTTCACTTGGAGATTACACATAGCCTCTCTACACAGTCGTGCATTATGGCATTCAGAAGATTCATTGCACGTAGGGGTGCACCAGTTGAAGTGTATTCCGATAATGGTACCAACTTTGTTGGAGCCAATCGCCAGCTAACGGAGGAACAACAGATAATGCAACACAATAACCGTGAGTGCGCTACTACTTTCACGAATGCATACACCACCTGGCACTTCAATGTTCCAGCTGCTCCACATATGGGTGGACTGTGGGAGCGCTTGGTGAGGTCCGTGAAAACGGCTATGAAGGTAATATCTGACAACACAGTATACGGCAGTGACGAGATTCTGGAGACGATACTTTTGGAGGCAGAGGGGGTTATCAACTCAAGACCCCTGACGTACGTGCCATTGGACGACGCAGATGATGAGGCTCTAACGCCAAATCATTTTCTTTTGTATGGATCAAGTGGAATAAATCAACCGGAaacagctctggtagatgagAACAGTATCCTACGAGATCGCTACAAACTCACGCAGAATATGGTGGATAAATTTTAG